The following proteins are co-located in the Streptomyces asiaticus genome:
- a CDS encoding poly(ethylene terephthalate) hydrolase family protein, producing the protein MAVLIVLATTLTSALLTVSVTPSAAAERPSRSMPAVGSPTENASVPAAVPDPTTASLEATNGPLATAAYTVPNPNGYGSGTITYPTAGGSYPGVVLMPGYQGTQQNLQWLAPRLASWGFVVINVGTLTLGDDPASRGRQISAAGTQLLSLGSAVGNPIYGKVNGTLGAAGHSMGGGGVMVALRDDSRFKAGVPLAPYNPSQNFSGVTDPTFFMTCQSDPVAHANTYALPWYNSMTRAEKLFVEVPGDHLCPMTGYGNKAKQGKWIVSFFSRWLYGDTRFSPFLCGAAREADKNNPSLVTRWQDTCPF; encoded by the coding sequence GTGGCCGTGCTGATCGTGCTGGCGACCACCCTCACCTCGGCGCTGTTGACCGTCTCCGTCACACCCTCCGCGGCCGCCGAGCGGCCGTCCCGGAGCATGCCCGCGGTCGGCTCGCCCACCGAGAACGCTTCCGTCCCCGCGGCGGTCCCGGATCCGACGACCGCTTCGCTCGAGGCCACGAACGGGCCGCTGGCCACCGCCGCTTACACCGTTCCCAATCCGAACGGGTACGGGTCCGGCACGATCACGTACCCGACGGCCGGCGGCTCGTACCCGGGCGTCGTGCTGATGCCGGGCTATCAAGGCACCCAGCAGAACCTACAGTGGCTCGCGCCCCGCCTCGCTTCCTGGGGCTTCGTCGTCATCAACGTCGGCACCCTTACGCTGGGCGACGATCCCGCGTCGCGCGGTCGTCAGATCAGCGCCGCCGGCACCCAGCTGCTCTCGCTCGGCTCCGCCGTCGGCAACCCGATCTACGGGAAGGTCAATGGCACGCTCGGCGCGGCCGGTCACTCGATGGGCGGCGGCGGTGTGATGGTGGCGCTCCGGGACGACTCCCGCTTCAAGGCGGGCGTGCCCCTGGCCCCGTACAACCCCAGCCAGAACTTCTCCGGAGTCACCGACCCGACCTTCTTCATGACCTGTCAGAGCGACCCCGTCGCCCACGCCAACACCTACGCTCTGCCCTGGTACAACTCCATGACCCGGGCCGAGAAGCTCTTCGTCGAGGTTCCCGGCGACCATCTCTGCCCGATGACCGGCTACGGCAACAAGGCCAAGCAGGGCAAGTGGATCGTGTCGTTCTTCAGCCGCTGGCTGTACGGCGACACCCGCTTCAGCCCGTTCCTGTGCGGTGCCGCGCGGGAAGCGGACAAGAACAACCCCTCCCTGGTCACGCGCTGGCAGGACACCTGTCCGTTCTGA
- a CDS encoding IclR family transcriptional regulator, which yields MRSAPPPPPPSGAPAGKEPAPRSVAGRVLSVLDAFAGERRRLTLTDISRRTGMPLATTHRLVGELLSWGALERHRNGRYEIGLHLWAVAAMAPRWLELRDVAMPFLLGLYRKTGRQQVRLAVLDGMETVLVERIGAPDTGGAGEPVGGRRPAHTTGDGLVLLAYAGSTVRERYLVHHALATGLRHVLAEVEGAGFAVNGRWPGPGGTVSAAAPVRDATGGVVAAVSVVPGTSGAGECALAPVVMATGRTISRALSRRQNGA from the coding sequence ATGCGTTCAGCGCCGCCTCCACCTCCGCCCAGCGGCGCGCCCGCCGGGAAGGAACCGGCCCCCCGCTCGGTGGCCGGCCGGGTTCTCAGCGTGCTGGACGCGTTCGCGGGGGAACGCCGTCGGCTGACTCTTACGGACATCAGCCGGCGAACCGGGATGCCGCTGGCCACTACGCACCGGCTTGTCGGCGAGCTGTTGTCCTGGGGCGCACTCGAACGGCACCGGAACGGCCGCTACGAGATCGGTCTGCACTTGTGGGCGGTCGCGGCAATGGCCCCACGTTGGCTGGAGCTGAGAGACGTGGCGATGCCCTTCCTCCTCGGCCTGTACCGGAAGACCGGGCGGCAGCAGGTTCGGCTGGCGGTGCTGGACGGCATGGAGACAGTGCTCGTGGAGCGGATCGGCGCCCCGGACACCGGCGGAGCAGGCGAACCGGTCGGCGGCCGGCGCCCGGCGCACACCACCGGTGACGGCCTGGTGCTCCTCGCGTACGCGGGGTCCACCGTCCGAGAGCGCTATCTGGTCCACCACGCCCTGGCGACCGGCCTGCGTCACGTGCTCGCCGAGGTGGAGGGGGCGGGCTTCGCGGTGAACGGCCGGTGGCCCGGCCCCGGGGGCACGGTGTCGGCCGCGGCCCCCGTGCGGGACGCGACGGGCGGGGTCGTCGCCGCCGTGTCCGTCGTCCCGGGGACCTCTGGTGCCGGGGAGTGCGCGCTCGCGCCCGTGGTCATGGCCACCGGCCGGACCATCTCCCGCGCGTTGTCCCGTCGGCAGAACGGCGCGTGA